Proteins encoded in a region of the Populus nigra chromosome 3, ddPopNigr1.1, whole genome shotgun sequence genome:
- the LOC133688731 gene encoding FT-interacting protein 1-like, whose protein sequence is MNPLAAPDHKDDFKLKDTKPQLGERWPHGGPRSGGGWISSERATSTYDLVEQMFYLYVRVVKAKDLPTNPVTGSCDPYIEVKVGNYKGETQHFEKKTNPEWKQVFAFSKENIQSSVVEVILRDRERVKRDDHVGKVVFDMHEVPTRVPPDSPLAPQWYRLEAPHGDNKVKGEVMLAVWMGTQADEAFPEAWHSDAASVHREGVLNIRSKVYVSPKLWYLRVNVIEAQDVEPLDRSQLPQAFVKAQVGNQILKTKLCPTRTTNPMWNEDLIFVAAEPFEEQLILTVENKASPAKDEVVGRVDLPLQIFERRLDYRPVHSKWFNLERFGFGALEGDKGHELKFSVRLHLRVCLEGAYHVLDESTMYISDQRPTAWQLWKQPIGILEVGILSAQGLLPMKTKEGRGTTDAYCVAKYGLKWVRTRTIIENFNPKWNEQYTWEVYDPSTVITLGVFDNCHLGGGEKPATGGGARIDSRIGKVRIRLSTLETDRIYTNSYPLLVLQPSGLKKMGELQLAVRFTCLSLANMIYLYGHPMLPKMHYLHPFTVNQLDSLRYQAMNIVAVRLGRAEPPLRKEIVEYMLDVDSHMWSMRRSKANFFRIVSLFSGVISISKWLGEVCKWKNPVTTVLVHVLFFILVCYPELILPTIFLYMFLIGIWNYRLRPRHPPHMDTKLSWAEAVHPDELDEEFDTFPTSKQQDVARMRYDRLRSVAGRIQTVMGDMATQGERFQALLSWRDPRATSLFVIFCLVAAVVLYVTPFKIITLVTGLFWLRHPRFRSKQPSVPSNFFRRLPSRADSML, encoded by the coding sequence ATGAATCCATTAGCTGCTCCTGACCACAAAGATGACTTCAAATTGAAGGACACAAAGCCTCAGCTTGGGGAACGTTGGCCTCATGGAGGACCACGCAGTGGAGGTGGGTGGATTAGCAGTGAAAGAGCAACAAGCACGTATGATCTTGTGGAGCAGATGTTTTATCTGTATGTCCGAGTTGTGAAAGCCAAAGATCTTCCCACAAACCCAGTAACTGGAAGCTGCGACCCCTACATAGAAGTTAAAGTCGGAAATTATAAAGGAGAAACACAGCATTTTGAGAAGAAGACCAACCCTGAATGGAAACAGGTTTTTGCATTCTCAAAGGAGAATATTCAGTCTTCGGTAGTTGAAGTGATActaagagatagagagagagtgaAAAGAGATGATCACGTTGGAAAGGTGGTCTTTGACATGCATGAAGTGCCTACAAGGGTTCCACCAGACAGCCCCTTAGCCCCTCAATGGTATAGATTAGAGGCTCCCCATGGAGATAACAAGGTGAAAGGAGAGGTGATGCTTGCAGTTTGGATGGGTACACAGGCTGATGAAGCGTTTCCAGAGGCCTGGCACTCAGATGCTGCTTCAGTTCATAGGGAGGGTGTTCTCAATATCCGATCAAAGGTTTATGTTTCACCAAAACTTTGGTATCTTAGGGTAAATGTGATTGAAGCTCAGGATGTAGAACCGCTTGACCGAAGTCAGTTACCACAAGCTTTTGTGAAAGCTCAAGTTGGAAACCAGATACTCAAAACTAAGCTATGCCCAACCCGAACAACAAACCCTATGTGGAATGAAGATCTGATCTTTGTAGCAGCAGAGCCTTTTGAGGAGCAGTTGATACTTACTGTCGAAAATAAAGCAAGTCCTGCAAAAGATGAAGTTGTGGGGAGAGTAGATTTGCCACTCCAAATATTTGAGAGGCGCCTGGATTACCGGCCAGTTCACTCCAAGTGGTTCAACCTTGAAAGATTTGGGTTCGGTGCTCTGGAGGGAGACAAGGGGCACGAACTCAAATTTTCAGTTAGGCTTCATCTCAGAGTTTGCCTTGAGGGTGCTTACCATGTACTAGACGAATCAACAATGTATATAAGCGACCAGCGACCAACAGCTTGGCAGCTCTGGAAGCAGCCTATAGGAATCCTGGAAGTCGGTATCCTAAGTGCGCAAGGGCTTCTTCCAATGAAAACGAAGGAAGGGAGAGGAACTACTGATGCTTATTGTGTAGCCAAGTATGGGCTGAAGTGGGTACGGACCAGAACGATCATTGAAAACTTCAATCCAAAGTGGAATGAGCAGTATACATGGGAGGTGTATGACCCTTCCACGGTGATTACCTTGGGAGTTTTTGACAACTGCCACTTGGGTGGGGGTGAAAAACCGGCAACTGGTGGTGGAGCTCGAATTGACTCGAgaattggaaaggtaagaattCGACTATCTACCTTGGAAACAGATCGAATATACACGAACTCCTATCCACTTCTAGTCCTACAACCATCTGGACTGAAAAAGATGGGAGAACTCCAACTAGCAGTTCGATTCACCTGCCTATCACTAGCAAATATGATTTACCTATACGGGCACCCCATGTTGCCGAAAATGCATTATTTGCATCCTTTTACTGTAAATCAGCTAGACAGTTTGAGATATCAGGCCATGAATATTGTAGCAGTAAGGCTTGGCAGAGCTGAGCCACCACTAAGGAAAGAGATTGTGGAGTATATGCTGGATGTGGATTCTCACATGTGGAGCATGAGAAGAAGCAAAGCTAACTTCTTCCGTATTGTGTCGCTTTTTTCTGGTGTGATCTCAATAAGCAAGTGGCTTGGTGAAGTGTGTAAATGGAAGAACCCAGTCACAACAGTCTtagttcatgttttatttttcatattggtCTGCTACCCGGAACTAATTCTGCctactatttttctttatatgttcCTGATCGGAATATGGAATTACCGTCTCCGCCCAAGGCACCCCCCTCACATGGATACCAAACTTTCATGGGCAGAAGCAGTTCACCCAGATGAACTGGATGAAGAGTTTGACACTTTTCCCACATCAAAGCAACAAGATGTGGCGCGAATGAGGTATGACAGACTTAGGAGTGTTGCGGGAAGGATCCAGACCGTGATGGGAGACATGGCCACACAAGGGGAACGTTTTCAGGCTCTGCTCAGCTGGAGAGACCCTAGAGCAACCAGCCTATTCGTAATTTTCTGCCTTGTTGCAGCTGTGGTGCTCTATGTAacaccttttaaaataattaccttGGTTACAGGCTTATTCTGGCTGCGACATCCTAGATTTCGCAGCAAGCAACCATCAGTTCCCAGCAATTTCTTCAGGAGGTTGCCATCTCGTGCTGATAGCATGCTCTga
- the LOC133687806 gene encoding polygalacturonase inhibitor-like gives MNTLFLSLLISSTLLSLSLSKELCNPQDKQVLLQIKKDFGDPYLLASWKSDTDCCTDWYQVECDSTTNRIISLTVFAGNLSGQIPAAVGDLPYLQNLVFRKLTDITGPVQPAIAKLVHLRSLRLDWLNLTGTVPDFLSQLKNLTFLDLSFNGFSGSIPSSLALLPNLGALHLDRNKLTGSIPESFGTFKGSVPDLYLSHNQLTGEIPASLGNMDFSVIDLSRNKLVGDASMLFGLNKTTNNVYLSRNLFEFNLSNVVFPSTMENLDISHNKIFGSIPPQMTQLPLQSLNVSYNRLCGQIPVGGKLQSFDYSSYFHNRCLCGAPLGNCK, from the coding sequence ATGAATACCCTTTTCCTTTCCCTACTCATTTCCAGTACCCTTCTTTCACTCTCCCTCTCAAAAGAACTTTGCAATCCCCAAGATAAACAGGTTCTCCTCCAAATCAAAAAAGATTTTGGCGATCCTTACCTCTTAGCCTCATGGAAGTCAGATACTGATTGCTGCACAGACTGGTACCAGGTTGAGTGTGACTCCACAACCAATCGCATCATTTCTCTCACCGTTTTTGCTGGCAACCTTTCTGGCCAGATCCCCGCTGCAGTTGGGGACTTGCCCTATCTCCAGAACCTTGTGTTTCGCAAGCTGACTGATATTACAGGCCCCGTACAGCCCGCCATTGCCAAGCTCGTACACCTAAGGTCTCTCAGACTTGACTGGCTAAATCTCACAGGGACAGTACCTGACTTTCTCAGCCAACTCAAGAATCTCACATTCTTGGACCTGTCTTTTAACGGCTTTTCTGGATCAATACCAAGCTCACTAGCTTTGCTGCCAAATCTTGGTGCTCTTCACTTGGACAGGAACAAGCTTACAGGTTCAATCCCAGAATCATTTGGTACCTTTAAAGGCAGCGTACCGGATCTTTACTTGTCTCACAACCAACTTACTGGTGAAATCCCTGCATCATTAGGGAACATGGACTTCAGCGTCATTGATTTATCACGCAACAAACTTGTTGGTGATGCTTCCATGTTATTTGGGCTAAACAAAACTACTAATAATGTGTATCTCTCCAGGAATCTATTCGAATTCAATTTGTCAAATGTGGTATTTCCAAGTACCATGGAAAATCTGGACATTAGTCACAACAAGATTTTCGGTAGCATTCCTCCACAAATGACTCAGCTACCTTTGCAGTCCCTGAACGTGAGTTACAACAGGCTGTGTGGTCAGATTCCGGTAGGTGGTAAGTTGCAGAGCTTTGATTACTCCAGTTATTTCCATAACAGGTGCTTGTGCGGAGCTCCACTTGGAAACTGCAAATAG